Proteins co-encoded in one Papaver somniferum cultivar HN1 chromosome 5, ASM357369v1, whole genome shotgun sequence genomic window:
- the LOC113280184 gene encoding F-box/LRR-repeat protein 12-like → MRLSSSNTYNIGLGKLLIKKRKRKNGLRKLQLTSKATQENRLIGYMHPCKRLSITDLPDDCLGLVYQSLKSGTDLSSFGLVCRHWFHIQNCNHESLWDIDNSKCSLRESPKISPESFSIILCKLLIGFQHLKRFCLSGLPEVTNYITSKSQYFGSKIQFLCLKYISEYSDKKNSLIFSSFPSLGSVYLNGSNINDKGLEVLAKSCASLEKVDLEKCKQISDTSLEVLTKNCASLKKLDLGYCHRITDKGLEILAKNGAFLEEINLIFCQRITDKGLIVLAKDCASFKKVGLGYCRKITSKGLEILAKSCASLEKVDLTNCQGITDSGINFLIQNCSKIHTVRISYCSNVTGVGFPGCPKTLTNVDAFDVCTLTIEGIKAITSGDGIESLSLSVVNAINDEAITTISKGCPILESLWLDSCHGVQLEGWKAIGLHCRNLIDLYLFKCSNLCPSGLKASCYLFKCSNFPV, encoded by the coding sequence ATGAGGTTATCATCCAGCAACACTTACAACATAGGGTTGGGTAAGCTtcttatcaaaaaaagaaaaagaaaaaatgggtTGAGGAAGCTCCAGCTTACTTCAAAagcaacacaagaaaacagattgATAGGTTATATGCATCCTTGTAAAAGATTGTCAATTACTGATCTCCCAGATGACTGTCTAGGCCTTGTATATCAGAGCCTAAAATCAGGTACTGACCTTAGTTCCTTTGGTTTGGTTTGCCGTCACTGGTTCCATATTCAGAACTGCAATCATGAGTCGTTATGGGATATTGATAATTCTAAATGTAGTTTACGTGAATCACCAAAGATTTCTCCCGAAAGCTTTTCTATAATTCTTTGCAAGTTGTTGATTGGATTCCAACACCTCAAAAGATTCTGTCTAAGTGGTCTCCCGGAGGTAACAAATTATATCACATCAAAATCACAATACTTCGGATCAAAAATTCAATTTCTATGCTTAAAGTATATCTCTGAGTATTccgataaaaaaaattctttgatATTTTCTTCGTTCCCTAGTTTGGGATCGGTATATCTAAATGGCTCTAATATTAACGACAAAGGTCTAGAAGTGTTAGCAAAAAGTTGTGCATCCTTGGAGAAAGTCGACCTCGAAAAGTGCAAACAGATTAGTGATACAAGTTTAGAAGTTTTAACAAAAAATTGTGCATCCTTAAAGAAACTCGACCTTGGATACTGTCATAGGATTACTGATAAAGGTTTAGAAATCTTGGCAAAAAATGGTGCATTTCTGGAGGAAATCAACCTTATATTCTGTCAGAGGATAACTGATAAAGGTTTAATAGTCCTAGCAAAAGATTGTGCATCCTTTAAGAAAGTCGGCCTCGGATATTGTCGGAAGATTACTAGTAAAGGCTTAGAAATCCTAGCAAAAAGTTGTGCATCTTTAGAGAAAGTCGATCTCACAAACTGTCAAGGGATAACTGATTCAGGAATAAATTTTCTCATACAAAACTGTTCCAAAATTCATACAGTTAGAATTTCATATTGCAGCAATGTAACTGGTGTTGGCTTTCCAGGGTGTCCAAAGACCTTGACTAATGTTGATGCATTTGATGTGTGTACACTTACAATAGAGGGGATTAAAGCAATTACAAGTGGAGATGGGATTGAATCTCTAAGTTTATCAGTTGTAAATGCCATTAATGATGAAGCAATTACAACTATTTCCAAAGGCTGCCCTATATTAGAATCATTGTGGCTAGATTCTTGTCATGGGGTACAACTTGAAGGATGGAAAGCTATTGGTCTGCACTGCAGAAACTTGATAGACCTTTACTTGTTTAAGTGCTCAAACTTATGTCCTTCAGGGTTGAAAGCTTCGTGTTACTTGTTTAAGTGCTCAAACTTTCCTGTCTAG
- the LOC113280183 gene encoding LRR receptor-like serine/threonine-protein kinase GSO2, translated as MEGLFPTFICILSNLKNLDLSQNNLTGVIPSCVSNLKSLSNLDVSNNNFHGPLPLIPKNVLSFLDLSNNKLRGKNSIEMGKILSSIDTIVLSDNELSGPIPFSMCSKVNRIIDLSNNKLSGIIPTSIGYCTKLLSLNFGHNNLTGNVPDVLGQALSLTFLQLNDNNLDGVPLGFISKFQRLEVLNLAKNKFEGSIPTAFGSLEYLQILSLRFNKFNGSIPEEITHLQPLQILDISHNHLTGLIPKKIGNLTRLISRPEGTQPLLNYGAGDLKLQMVIKGIVTQLLKVFHYTSGVDLSCNTFSGNIPEEIGLLKALSTLNLSHNQLSGIIPQECRKYERIPKGLHFDTLSGDGSAYINNSLLCGDFTNNTCEGDKRSNSTDNNSPNEGYEDDQNDAKDKLLLYAIVALGFAVGFWGLFFVLLIKKEKWWFG; from the exons ATGGAAGGATTGTTCCCTACTTTCATCTGTATATTGAGTAATCTGAAGAATTTGGATTTGTCCCAAAATAACCTTACAGGAGTTATACCTTCATGTGTCTCCAATCTCAAAAGTCTCTCTAATCTTGATGTCTCGAACAACAACTTCCATGGTCCTCTGCCTCTTATACCTAAAAATGTCCTTTCTTTCTTAGATTTGTCAAATAATAAACTCCGTGGTAAAAATTCAATAGAAATGGGAAAAATACTATCTAGTATTGACACCATTGTTCTATCTGATAACGAACTTTCAGGTCCAATTCCCTTTTCTATGTGTTCGAAAGTAAATCGTATTATTGATCTCTCAAACAATAAATTATCTGGTATTATACCCACCAGTATAGGGTATTGCACGAAACTTCTTTCTCTAAACTTTGGCCACAACAATCTCACGGGAAATGTTCCAGACGTGCTTGGACAAGCACTTTCACTGACATTTCTTCAACTGAATGACAACAATctggatggtgttcctcttggTTTCATCAGTAAATTTCAAAGATTGGAAGTTCTTAATTTAGCAAAGAATAAGTTTGAAGGCAGTATACCCACTGCCTTTGGTTCACTCGAATACTTACAGATTCTTTCTCTAAGGTTCAACAAATTTAATGGGTCAATCCCTGAAGAGATTACTCATTTGCAACCACTCCAAATATTAGACATATCTCACAACCATCTTACAGGGCTTATTCCTAAAAAGATAGGAAATTTAACGAGACTAATAAGCAGACCTGAGGGTACACAACCCCTTCTCAACTATGGTGCCGGTGATTTGAAACTGCAGATGGTGATCAAAGGGATTGTGACACAATTATTGAAAGTGTTTCACTACACTTCTGGAGTTGATCTATCATGCAACACTTTCAGTGGAAACATACCAGAAGAGATTGGTTTGCTGAAAGCGCTTTCCACACTCAACCTATCACATAATCAACTTTCTGGTATAATCCCTCAAGAGTGTAGGAAGTATGAAAG GATCCCTAAGGGGCTTCACTTTGATACATTAAGCGGAGATGGTTCAGCATATATCAACAATAGTTTGTTATGTGGcgatttcacaaataacactTGCGAGGGTGATAAGAGAAGTAATTCTACTGATAATAATTCTCCAAATGAAGGTTATGAGGATGAtcaaaatgatgcaaaagataaATTGTTGCTGTATGCTATTGTTGCTTTGGGGTTTGCAGTTGGGTTCTGGGGTCTATTCTTTGTTTTGTTAATAAAGAAAGAGAAATGGTGGTTTGGATAA
- the LOC113280186 gene encoding F-box protein At3g07870-like has product MSEASDQQQRRPSIFLRIACKILPKLQDISSSPGCTFHGFGYDYKTDDYNTSGVLLNGAVHWLRSRLSETSSAMIVSMHISEERFEELQLPMTLPTTLTIHEMNMGVLEECLCALAHMQRTFQVWVMQDYGVSESWTKLYTITFESMPCCVYFDVKLIESFKDGEILFKNQCRVTLYDPKHGATRKPNINIHGLIVRKAVILKVWFP; this is encoded by the exons ATGTCAGAAGCAAGCGATCAACAACAACGCAGACCTAGTATTTTCTTAAGGATTGCTTGCAAGATATTGCCCAAATTACAAGATATAAGTTCTAGTCCTGGATGTACATTCCATGGTTTTGGTTATGATTACAAGACCGACGATTACAA CACATCTGGGGTGCTTTTGAATGGAGCTGTTCATTGGCTCAGGAGTAGATTAAGTGAAACGTCCTCCGCAATGATAGTCTCAATGCATATAAGTGAAGAGAGATTTGAAGAATTGCAACTACCAATGACACTACCAACAACGTTAACTATACATGAAATGAATATGGGAGTGTTGGAAGAGTGTCTTTGTGCACTTGCTCATATGCAAAGGACTTTTCAAGTGTGGGTAATGCAAGATTATGGAGTTTCAGAGTCTTGGACTAAACTTTACACCATTACATTTGAGAGCATGCCATGTTGTGTATATTTTGATGTGAAACTTATCGAGTCTTTTAAGGATGGTGAGATTCTGTTCAAGAACCAGTGTCGTGTAACTTTATATGACCCGAAGCATGGAGCTACGAGAAAGCCAAATATTAACATCCATGGTTTAATAGTGCGAAAAGCAGTTATTTTGAAAGTTTGGTTTCCTTAA